In Polaromonas sp. JS666, one genomic interval encodes:
- a CDS encoding AraC family transcriptional regulator, with protein MKPVSVTPLAFVRTLLLAYARYGVDPAGALARAQIAPAALRQPGGAITSKQLEVLAAQAMRELDDEALGWFSRKLPWGSYGMLLRASLSAPDLGVALKRWCRHHGLLTGDVVLSLSVANEVASLTLLDQGVNPAMREFCLVTLLRNLHGVACWLIDSRIPLQAACFPFAAPAHAAVYPVLFPGPVQFDAPQASLRFDARYLAMPLRRDEKALTAMLPQALALVVRPYRRDRLLVQRVRLLLQSQAAPANAAALADALNVSPRTLHRQLQEEGASLQALKDEVRQAQAMDALRRTTRPIKQVALAVGFRNEKSFARAFRQWTGDSPAEYRRKAALGPSLDQTLDHGRVPRQ; from the coding sequence ATGAAACCCGTTTCAGTCACACCGCTCGCGTTTGTCAGGACGCTGCTGCTGGCGTATGCGCGCTATGGTGTTGATCCGGCCGGCGCCCTGGCCAGGGCACAAATTGCGCCAGCAGCCTTGCGGCAGCCGGGTGGCGCCATCACCTCAAAGCAGTTGGAGGTTCTGGCGGCCCAGGCCATGCGCGAACTCGACGACGAGGCCTTGGGCTGGTTCTCGCGCAAGCTGCCCTGGGGCAGCTACGGCATGCTGCTCAGGGCATCCCTGAGCGCGCCCGACCTGGGCGTGGCGCTCAAGCGCTGGTGCCGTCACCATGGCCTGCTGACGGGCGATGTGGTGCTGAGCCTGTCGGTGGCGAACGAGGTGGCGAGCCTGACACTGCTGGACCAGGGGGTGAACCCCGCCATGCGTGAATTTTGCCTGGTGACCCTGCTGCGCAACCTGCATGGCGTGGCCTGCTGGCTGATTGATTCGCGTATTCCGCTGCAGGCGGCGTGCTTTCCGTTTGCCGCCCCGGCGCATGCGGCGGTGTACCCGGTGCTGTTTCCCGGGCCAGTGCAGTTTGACGCGCCGCAAGCGAGCCTGCGCTTTGACGCGCGTTACCTCGCCATGCCGCTGCGCCGGGATGAAAAAGCCCTGACCGCCATGCTGCCGCAGGCGCTCGCCCTGGTGGTTCGGCCCTACCGGCGCGACCGGCTGCTGGTGCAGCGCGTGCGCCTGTTGCTGCAAAGCCAGGCCGCCCCCGCCAATGCCGCGGCACTGGCCGACGCCTTGAATGTGTCGCCCCGCACGCTGCACCGCCAGCTGCAGGAAGAGGGCGCCTCACTGCAGGCGCTGAAAGACGAGGTCCGGCAGGCGCAGGCCATGGACGCGCTGCGCCGCACCACGCGCCCCATCAAGCAGGTCGCGCTGGCGGTCGGCTTTCGCAACGAGAAAAGCTTTGCGCGTGCCTTTCGGCAATGGACGGGCGACTCGCCGGCGGAGTACCGGCGCAAGGCGGCGCTGGGGCCAAGCCTGGATCAGACGCTGGACCATGGCCGCGTGCCTCGTCAGTAG
- a CDS encoding glutathione S-transferase family protein — protein MITLHHCMSARSFRPLWVLEELGLPYTLKMLPFPPRALARDYLEINPLGTVPLLEDGELRMSESVAICQYLVARQAQQAPTPLNVAVTEPGFGSWLNWLHFGEATLTFPQTLVLRYSRFEPARSLQAVADDYTRWFLARLRVLDGALAQQPFLCAGRFTAADVSVGYALMLAEHLALEPRFSPAVRDYWQRLNSREAFQRAMKAQWQAAVDQGVSTVAAPDTRPA, from the coding sequence ATGATCACACTTCACCACTGCATGAGCGCCCGCTCGTTCCGCCCCCTGTGGGTGCTGGAAGAACTCGGCCTGCCCTACACGCTGAAGATGCTGCCCTTCCCGCCCCGGGCCTTGGCGCGGGACTATCTTGAGATCAATCCCCTGGGCACGGTGCCGCTGCTTGAAGACGGGGAACTGCGCATGAGCGAGTCGGTTGCCATCTGCCAGTACCTCGTGGCGCGGCAGGCCCAACAGGCCCCCACGCCGCTGAACGTGGCGGTGACCGAGCCCGGCTTCGGCAGTTGGCTGAACTGGCTGCATTTCGGCGAGGCCACCCTGACCTTTCCGCAAACCCTGGTCCTGCGCTACTCGCGCTTCGAGCCCGCGCGTTCGCTGCAGGCGGTGGCGGACGACTACACGCGCTGGTTCCTGGCCCGGCTGCGCGTGCTGGATGGCGCGCTGGCACAGCAGCCGTTTCTCTGCGCCGGGCGCTTCACCGCCGCCGACGTCTCAGTGGGCTATGCGCTCATGCTCGCGGAGCATCTGGCGCTGGAGCCGCGCTTCTCGCCTGCGGTGCGCGACTACTGGCAGCGACTGAACAGCCGCGAGGCCTTCCAGCGCGCGATGAAGGCCCAGTGGCAGGCGGCCGTGGACCAGGGCGTATCCACCGTCGCGGCGCCGGACACACGCCCGGCGTGA
- the pstS gene encoding phosphate ABC transporter substrate-binding protein PstS, whose amino-acid sequence MKKNLFAIFTAFTAVLFFAQAGAASAETISGAGSSAAAPIYQAWARAYQKSTGAALAYEPVGSSAGLKKIRAHETGFGASDVAPTEAELAASGLLVFPVAITGISPVVNLPKVGDGQLRLTGEVLARIFLGEITQWNAAEIVQLNPGLKLPDLPVKVVVRGDGSGTTYNFADYLAKLSPTWKAKYGVKTSVDWPATFVAVKGSDAVVKNVRETVGTIGYVDHGYVRDHKLTTVQLKNLDGEFVSPSIVAFRAALSSSEWASTGSFTSTLTNKAGKATWPITMGTFALVPKVADQPAQTLPALRFFVWAFLNGDALVQENNFVRLPDRVQATAFKAITSVKDKAGNAIAMGLMTSSGSAR is encoded by the coding sequence ATGAAGAAAAATTTATTCGCTATTTTCACGGCCTTCACGGCCGTTTTGTTTTTTGCGCAGGCCGGCGCTGCCTCGGCTGAGACGATTTCCGGCGCCGGATCTTCGGCTGCCGCACCCATCTACCAGGCTTGGGCTCGCGCCTACCAGAAATCGACAGGTGCGGCCCTGGCCTATGAGCCGGTTGGCTCGTCCGCCGGCCTGAAGAAAATTCGTGCCCATGAGACGGGTTTCGGCGCCTCGGACGTCGCGCCCACCGAGGCCGAGCTGGCCGCGAGCGGGCTGCTTGTCTTCCCCGTTGCGATTACCGGCATCTCGCCGGTCGTGAATTTGCCCAAGGTAGGGGACGGCCAGTTGCGATTGACCGGCGAGGTCCTTGCGCGCATCTTTCTGGGCGAGATCACGCAGTGGAATGCGGCCGAGATCGTGCAGCTGAACCCGGGCCTGAAGCTGCCCGATCTGCCGGTCAAGGTGGTGGTGCGCGGTGACGGCTCCGGAACCACCTACAACTTCGCCGACTATCTGGCCAAGCTGAGCCCCACCTGGAAAGCCAAATACGGGGTCAAGACCAGTGTCGATTGGCCGGCCACCTTTGTGGCGGTCAAGGGCAGCGACGCTGTCGTCAAAAACGTCAGGGAAACGGTTGGCACGATCGGCTATGTGGACCACGGCTACGTCAGGGACCATAAGCTCACGACGGTGCAGCTGAAGAACCTCGACGGCGAGTTTGTCAGCCCGTCCATCGTCGCGTTTCGGGCCGCGCTTTCCAGCAGCGAATGGGCCAGCACCGGATCGTTTACCAGCACGCTGACCAACAAGGCCGGCAAGGCAACATGGCCGATCACCATGGGCACCTTCGCGCTTGTGCCTAAGGTTGCGGACCAGCCCGCCCAAACCCTGCCCGCGCTCAGGTTCTTCGTGTGGGCGTTTCTCAATGGCGACGCACTGGTCCAGGAAAACAACTTCGTGCGGCTTCCCGATCGTGTGCAGGCCACGGCGTTCAAGGCGATCACGTCCGTAAAGGACAAGGCGGGTAACGCCATTGCCATGGGGCTGATGACTTCTTCCGGCTCGGCTCGCTAG
- a CDS encoding MFS transporter: MNDPVPITLSPSIWSPLRQPAFRGLWFCGGVFFIGNGMQSMVAAWLMVELTGSSFLAALVQTAVFLPMFLLALPAGVLADTSDRRRLISSALLAQVAACALLALLVLGGWGGAASVLFLVFVCGCCTAVLTPAWNSSVVDPVPRAEWPQAITAVSIAYNVARAIGPTLAGVLFALLGAGWVFAVTVFTTLVMWESIRRWPPRAHPPSRLPAERLWSGTLSGLRFAWHSRMILAQLVRAMAFGAAGSALWALLPVIAQRQLGAGAQGFGLLMGCMGTGAVVTGLVIGRMRVRFGLDAVVGASCVAFSAVMLLTAWVRVPLLIYGAMAVGGAAWMSAMSTFNTATQSSAPPWVRSRAVALHIVAALGAFAFGSAFWGAVSDIAGLTAALVAAGLLMAAGLLLARPFPLRVGADHEVTQGTPWEELFVAAEPSPEAGPVAVEVAYRIRPGEDHAFLDTIGQMKAPRRRDGATFWRVYKDLGEPSRYVERFLVTSWADYLRQRARATVADHTLEAEVRAFLAHGETARMSHYIAER, translated from the coding sequence ATGAATGATCCCGTGCCGATCACGCTCTCTCCCTCTATCTGGAGTCCCCTGCGCCAGCCCGCCTTTCGCGGGCTTTGGTTTTGCGGCGGCGTCTTTTTCATTGGCAACGGCATGCAGTCCATGGTGGCCGCCTGGCTCATGGTCGAGCTGACCGGTTCGTCCTTCCTCGCCGCGCTCGTGCAGACCGCGGTTTTCCTGCCCATGTTCCTGCTGGCACTGCCTGCGGGCGTGCTGGCCGACACCAGCGATCGCCGGCGCCTGATCTCCAGCGCGCTGCTGGCGCAGGTGGCCGCATGCGCGCTGCTGGCCTTGCTGGTGCTGGGCGGCTGGGGTGGGGCGGCATCGGTACTTTTCCTGGTGTTTGTGTGCGGCTGCTGCACGGCGGTGCTGACGCCGGCCTGGAACTCGTCCGTGGTGGACCCGGTTCCCCGGGCCGAATGGCCGCAGGCCATCACCGCCGTCAGCATTGCCTACAACGTGGCGCGCGCCATAGGCCCCACGCTCGCCGGTGTGCTGTTCGCACTCCTGGGTGCGGGCTGGGTGTTCGCTGTCACGGTATTCACGACGCTGGTCATGTGGGAATCGATCCGCCGCTGGCCGCCGCGCGCTCACCCGCCGTCGCGCCTGCCGGCCGAGCGCCTGTGGAGCGGGACGCTCAGCGGGCTGCGCTTTGCCTGGCACTCGCGCATGATCCTGGCGCAGCTGGTGCGGGCCATGGCCTTTGGCGCGGCCGGCTCGGCCCTGTGGGCGCTGCTGCCTGTGATCGCACAGCGCCAGCTGGGCGCCGGCGCGCAAGGCTTCGGCCTGCTGATGGGCTGCATGGGCACGGGCGCGGTGGTCACCGGTCTGGTCATCGGGCGTATGCGCGTGCGTTTCGGACTCGACGCTGTCGTTGGCGCCAGCTGCGTGGCGTTTTCTGCCGTCATGCTGCTCACCGCGTGGGTCCGCGTGCCGCTGCTGATCTATGGCGCCATGGCGGTGGGCGGCGCCGCGTGGATGTCGGCCATGTCGACCTTCAACACCGCCACGCAGTCCAGCGCGCCGCCGTGGGTGCGCTCGCGCGCGGTGGCGCTGCATATCGTGGCCGCGCTGGGCGCCTTCGCCTTCGGCTCGGCGTTCTGGGGCGCGGTGTCCGACATCGCCGGCCTGACAGCCGCGCTGGTCGCGGCCGGCCTGCTGATGGCCGCCGGCTTGCTGCTGGCGCGCCCGTTCCCATTGCGCGTGGGCGCGGACCACGAAGTGACACAGGGCACGCCCTGGGAGGAGTTGTTCGTGGCGGCCGAACCCAGCCCCGAGGCCGGCCCGGTGGCGGTGGAGGTGGCCTACCGCATCCGCCCCGGGGAAGACCACGCCTTTCTCGACACCATCGGCCAGATGAAGGCGCCGCGCCGGCGCGATGGTGCCACCTTCTGGCGCGTCTACAAGGACCTGGGCGAACCGTCCCGTTATGTCGAGCGTTTCCTGGTGACCTCATGGGCCGATTACCTGCGCCAGCGCGCTCGTGCGACCGTGGCCGATCACACGCTTGAAGCCGAGGTGCGCGCCTTCCTGGCGCACGGCGAAACCGCGCGCATGTCGCACTACATTGCAGAGCGCTGA
- a CDS encoding DUF3297 family protein: MNEATPTPTPTPFPPLPDRLSIDPRSPHHIAAVFEHDVGIRLNDKERLDVGEYCISEGWVKVPAGKTLDRKGNPLMIKLKGKVEAFYR, encoded by the coding sequence ATGAACGAAGCCACTCCCACTCCCACTCCCACTCCATTCCCCCCGCTGCCCGACCGCCTGTCGATTGACCCGCGCAGCCCCCATCACATCGCGGCCGTGTTCGAACATGACGTGGGCATTCGGTTGAATGACAAGGAGCGACTGGACGTCGGGGAATACTGCATCAGCGAGGGCTGGGTCAAGGTGCCCGCCGGCAAAACGCTGGATCGCAAGGGCAATCCGCTGATGATCAAGCTGAAGGGCAAGGTCGAAGCGTTCTACCGATAG
- a CDS encoding Bug family tripartite tricarboxylate transporter substrate binding protein, translating to MKCKSILFLAVASFSLAAFGQAYPNKPIKAIVPFAAGSATDQIGRAFAAKMSETLGQVIVVENKAGVNGMLGADAVAKAAPDGYTILIGTNSTNAALKSLMKKLPYDQDTAFAPLGYMGSVPLIVAVNNDVPAKTLRELVTLGKTKPGHLTFASASTSQLVSSEMLANMAGIEMTNVPYKSGPAAMTDLLGGQVMMFTADFAVTLPQVKAGKIRGLAVTSTKRSPAIPELPTVNEALGLKDYELIAYFAMFAPAGTPPEIVAKLNQAINAAAQSKDLQEKFSPIGFVVEPGTPEALAQRSRLETAKWAKAIRDAKIEPQ from the coding sequence ATGAAGTGCAAGTCGATTCTTTTCCTGGCGGTGGCGAGTTTCTCGCTCGCCGCCTTCGGCCAGGCCTACCCGAACAAGCCCATCAAGGCTATCGTGCCGTTTGCCGCGGGTAGCGCCACGGACCAGATTGGACGCGCGTTTGCGGCCAAGATGTCGGAAACGCTGGGGCAGGTCATCGTGGTGGAGAACAAGGCTGGCGTCAATGGCATGCTGGGGGCCGATGCCGTCGCCAAGGCTGCTCCCGACGGCTACACCATCCTGATCGGAACCAACAGCACCAACGCGGCACTCAAGAGCCTGATGAAGAAGCTGCCCTATGACCAGGATACGGCCTTTGCGCCTTTGGGCTACATGGGCTCGGTGCCGCTCATCGTGGCGGTCAACAACGACGTGCCGGCCAAGACGCTGCGCGAGCTGGTGACCCTGGGCAAGACCAAGCCCGGCCATCTCACCTTTGCCAGTGCCAGCACCTCGCAGCTGGTGTCCTCCGAGATGCTGGCCAACATGGCGGGCATCGAAATGACCAACGTGCCGTACAAAAGCGGCCCAGCGGCCATGACCGACCTGCTCGGCGGGCAGGTGATGATGTTCACGGCCGACTTTGCCGTGACGCTGCCCCAGGTCAAGGCGGGCAAGATCCGCGGCCTGGCGGTGACCTCGACCAAGCGCTCGCCCGCGATTCCGGAACTGCCCACCGTCAATGAGGCCTTGGGGCTCAAGGACTATGAGCTGATCGCCTACTTCGCGATGTTTGCGCCAGCGGGAACGCCACCCGAGATCGTTGCCAAGCTCAACCAGGCCATCAATGCCGCGGCGCAGAGCAAGGACCTGCAGGAAAAATTTTCGCCGATTGGTTTCGTGGTCGAGCCCGGAACGCCTGAAGCCCTGGCCCAGCGCAGCCGGCTGGAAACCGCCAAGTGGGCCAAGGCCATCCGCGACGCCAAGATAGAGCCACAGTAA
- a CDS encoding AtuA-related protein, translated as MLLREIAHSRTGDKGNRSTISVIAYDLKDFPAIERAVTAERVRALYADIVKGEVERYVVPQLGALNFVLHDALGGGVTRSLALDAHGKCLSSAILGLAIE; from the coding sequence ATGCTGCTGCGAGAAATTGCCCATTCCCGTACCGGAGACAAGGGAAACCGGTCGACCATTTCCGTCATTGCCTACGATCTCAAGGACTTCCCTGCGATCGAGCGCGCCGTGACGGCGGAACGTGTGCGTGCGCTGTATGCTGACATCGTCAAAGGCGAGGTTGAACGCTACGTGGTGCCGCAGCTGGGGGCCTTGAACTTTGTGCTGCACGACGCGCTGGGTGGGGGCGTGACCCGCTCTCTTGCGCTGGATGCGCATGGCAAGTGCCTGAGTTCCGCCATCCTTGGCCTGGCCATCGAATAA
- a CDS encoding acyclic terpene utilization AtuA family protein: MKIIRIGAGAGYSGDRIPPAVELAEKGNLDYLVFECLAERTIALAQLERSRDARLGFDPLLRDRMEAVLPSCVAQGVKIITNMGAANPQAAGEEIIRIARELGLQRLKVAVVQGDDVLPRLHDHELTIMESGAPLRSLGDTVLSANAYIGAEALVRALRLGADVVVTGRVADPALFLAPLIHEFGWSMSDWHMMGRGIVVGHLLECAGQVTGGYFADPGYRDVPDLARLGFPLAEVSEDGRAIITKVEGSGGCVTTATCAAQLLYEVENPASYLQPDVVADFSGVTLTQVGPDRVQIDGATGHPRPATLKVTVGHRDGFIGEGQISYAGLGAEARGRLALDVLRQRLESSGIQALDSRYELIGVNAIHGETLARGYEPYEVRARVAMRVETRQDAERVANEVEAMYLNGPASGGGVTKSVREVIAAASTLVPRDLVQPTVTTMEL; encoded by the coding sequence ATGAAAATCATCCGCATTGGTGCCGGTGCTGGTTACTCGGGGGACCGCATTCCGCCCGCCGTAGAGCTGGCCGAAAAGGGCAACCTGGACTATCTGGTGTTTGAGTGCCTGGCAGAGCGCACCATTGCGCTGGCCCAGTTGGAGCGAAGCAGGGATGCCCGTCTGGGCTTTGACCCCTTGCTCCGGGACCGCATGGAGGCGGTGCTGCCTTCATGCGTCGCCCAGGGTGTGAAGATCATCACCAACATGGGGGCCGCAAATCCCCAGGCGGCGGGTGAAGAAATCATCAGGATCGCGCGGGAGCTGGGGCTGCAGCGGCTGAAGGTGGCGGTGGTCCAGGGCGACGATGTGCTGCCGCGCCTCCATGATCACGAGCTGACCATCATGGAGAGTGGTGCGCCGCTTCGCTCATTGGGTGACACCGTGCTTTCAGCGAACGCGTACATCGGTGCCGAGGCGCTGGTGAGGGCGCTGCGCCTGGGCGCCGATGTGGTCGTCACGGGACGTGTCGCCGATCCGGCCCTGTTTCTCGCCCCCCTCATTCATGAGTTTGGCTGGTCCATGTCGGACTGGCACATGATGGGCCGGGGCATTGTGGTCGGGCACCTTCTGGAGTGCGCGGGGCAGGTCACGGGCGGATATTTTGCCGATCCTGGTTACCGCGATGTGCCTGACCTGGCCAGGCTTGGTTTTCCCCTGGCCGAAGTATCCGAAGACGGGCGCGCCATCATCACCAAGGTGGAGGGCTCGGGCGGCTGCGTCACCACCGCCACCTGCGCGGCGCAGCTCTTGTATGAGGTCGAAAACCCCGCCAGCTACCTGCAGCCGGATGTGGTCGCGGATTTTTCAGGTGTCACGCTGACCCAAGTCGGGCCCGACCGGGTACAGATCGACGGTGCCACTGGTCATCCGCGCCCGGCAACCTTGAAGGTGACCGTGGGACACCGTGACGGATTCATCGGGGAAGGGCAGATTTCCTACGCCGGCCTGGGGGCCGAGGCGCGGGGCCGGCTGGCCCTGGATGTACTGCGGCAGCGCCTGGAGAGCTCGGGCATCCAGGCGCTCGATAGCCGGTACGAGCTCATCGGCGTGAACGCCATTCATGGGGAAACCCTGGCCCGCGGCTATGAGCCTTATGAAGTCCGCGCCCGCGTGGCCATGCGGGTGGAAACCAGGCAGGACGCCGAGCGGGTGGCCAATGAGGTGGAGGCGATGTACCTCAACGGGCCCGCCAGCGGCGGCGGTGTCACCAAGTCGGTCCGCGAGGTGATCGCCGCGGCTTCCACGCTGGTTCCGCGCGACCTTGTCCAGCCAACTGTCACCACGATGGAGCTTTAA